Proteins from a genomic interval of Sparus aurata chromosome 21, fSpaAur1.1, whole genome shotgun sequence:
- the sppl2 gene encoding signal peptide peptidase-like 2 translates to MRVPETLFWAAFLIQKVVGEFGMAHFSDKGKSKGKDYCIFFNSQWARLPQDLNKASRLQIHDLTSSVLCSPSDVPEGGFPNRIPMVMRGNCTFYEKVRLAQINGAKGLLIVSKDRLTPPAGNKTQYEEIDIPVALLSYSDMLDISKTFGKGRLVAMYAPNEPVVDYNMVIIFLMAVGTVAVGGYWAGSRDSKKRYMKHKRDDGAEKQDEETVDVTPIMICVFVVMCCSMLVLLYFFYDRLAIWVIAIFCVASSVGLHSCLWPFVRRLPFCKCRVPENNLPYLHKRPQIRMLLLSAFCIGVSVTWMVYRNEDQWAWVLQDALGIAFCLYMLKTVRLPTFKACTLLLSVLFVYDVFFVFITPFLTNSGESIMVEVAAGPSDSATHEKLPMVLKVPRLNSSPLALCDRPFSLLGFGDILVPGLLVAYCHRFDILTQSSRIYFVACTIAYGIGLLITFVALAVMQMGQPALLYLVPCTLLTSLAVALWRRELRQFWTGSGFVPAIALTPINCTQTAAPQIEEPPTKLEPQTSEATNQSEDSPQQPPQETPPAEKDGEENKSD, encoded by the exons ATGAGGGTCCCTGAAACACTGTTCTGGGCCGCTTTTCTCATCCAAAAG GTGGTGGGAGAGTTCGGCATGGCCCATTTCAGTGACAAGGGCAAGAGCAAAGGAAAGGATTACTGCATATTCTTCAACTCACAGTGGGCACGTCTACCACAAGACCTAAATAAGGCA TCACGTCTTCAGATCCATGACCTGACATCATCGGTCCTGTGCTCACCCTCTGACGTCCCAGAGGGAGGCTTCCCAAATCGCATCCCCATGGTGATGAGAGGCAACTGCACTTTCTATGAAAAGGTCCGACTGGCCCAGATAAACGGCGCCAAGGGCCTGCTCATCGTCAGCAAGGACAGACTG ACGCCACCAGCAGGAAACAAGACCCAGTATGAGGAGATTGACATTCCTGTAGCACTTCTCAGCTACTCTGATATGCTGGACATAAGCAAG ACATTTGGTAAAGGACGACTCGTCGCCATGTATGCACCCAATGAGCCGGTGGTGGACTACAACATGGTGATCATCTTCTTGATGGCAGTAGGAACAGTCGCCGTTGGAGGCTACTGGGCCGGCAGCAGAGACAGCAAGAA gcgcTACATGAAGCACAAGAGGGACGACGGTGCGGAGAAGCAGGACGAAGAGACAGTAGACGTCACGCCCATCATGATCTGTGTGTTCGTGGTCATGTGCTGCAGCATGCTAGTGCTACTCTACTTTTTCTACGACCGCCTGG CTATTTGGGTCATAGCCATCTTCTGTGTGGCCTCCTCGGTCGGCCTCCACAGCTGTCTGTGGCCCTTTGTCAGGAGACTCCCCTTCTGCAAGTGCAG GGTCCCAGAGAACAACTTGCCGTACTTGCACAAACGGCCGCAGATCCGCATGTTGCTGCTGTCGGCCTTCTGCATCGGTGTCAGCGTCACCTGGATGGTGTATCGCAATGAAGACCA GTGGGCGTGGGTGTTACAGGACGCCCTGGGGATCGCCTTCTGCCTCTACATGCTCAAAACAGTCAGACTCCCCACGTTTAAG GCCTGCACCTTACTGCTGTCAGTCCTTTTCGTCTACGATGTTTTCTTCGTATTTATTACGCCCTTCTTAACAAAT AGCGGGGAGAGTATAATGGTGGAGGTCGCGGCTGGTCCCTCTGACTCCGCCACACATGAAAAG CTCCCCATGGTGCTCAAAGTGCCAAGGTTAAACTCCTCTCCCCTGGCTCTCTGTGACCGGCCCTTCTCCCTCCTGGGCTTTGGTGATATCTTAGTTCCAG GTCTGCTGGTGGCGTACTGTCACAggtttgacattttaacacaatCCTCCAGGATCTACTTTGTGGCCTGCACGATCG CGTACGGCATCGGCCTGTTGATCACCTTCGTGGCCCTGGCGGTGATGCAGATGGGTCAGCCGGCCCTGCTCTACCTGGTGCCTTGCACTCTGCTCACCAGCCTCGCTGTAGCTCTGTGGCGCAGGGAGTTGCGCCAGTTCTGGACTGGAAGTGGATTTGTG CCTGCCATAGCGCTCACACCCATCAACTGTACACAAACCGCAGCGCCACAGATAGAGGAGCCCCCGACCAAACTGGAGCCGCAAACATCAGAAGCCACCAATCAGAGTGAAGACTCACCCCAACAGCCGCCTCAGGAAACGCCCCCAGCTGAAAAAGACGGCgaggaaaacaaatctgacTGA
- the dapk3 gene encoding death-associated protein kinase 3 yields the protein MAGFRQEDVELYYEMGEELGSGQFAIVRKCKEKSSSDEYAAKFIKKRRLSSSRRGVSREEIEREVNILREIQHSNIITLHDIFENKTDVILILELVSGGELFDFLAEKESLTEEEATQFLKQILDGVQYLHSKRIAHFDLKPENIMLLDKNVPNPRIKLIDFGIAHQIKAGNEFKNIFGTPEFVAPEIVNYEPLGLEADMWSIGVITYILLSGASPFLGETKQETLTNISAVNYDFDEEYFSNTSELAKDFIRRLLVKDPKKRMTIDDSLEHPWIKVIKRRNVRPEERDHKTERRRLKTTRLKEYTIKSHSSMPPNNTYVNFERFSQVLEEISAAEEGLRDLERNQRSCREDVAALLSIYEEKEGWYKEENQSISSDLSHIRQELQRTQAQRKKSQEETRLTMQAANILKRKFGRLENRYDVLAEQVASEVRWVEELVKSISAERDGLGSTP from the exons ATGGCTGGCTTCAGGCAAGAAGATGTTGAGTTGTATTATGAGATGGGAGAGGAGCTCGGCAG CGGACAGTTTGCCATTGTTCGTAAGTGTAAGGAGAAGAGCTCGAGTGACGAGTACGCAGCCAAGTTCATCAAGAAGCGGCGGCTGTCGTCCAGCCGGAGAGGGGTGAGTCGCGAGGAGATCGAGCGGGAGGTCAACATCCTGCGGGAGATCCAACACAGCAACATCATCACGCTGCACGACATCTTTGAAAACAAGACGGACGTGATCCTGATCCTGGAGCTGGTGTCCGGAGGAGAGCTGTTTGACTTCCTGGCTGAGAAGGAGTCTCTGACGGAGGAGGAAGCCACGCAATTCTTGAAGCAGATTCTGGACGGCGTTCAGTATCTGCACTCCAAACGCATCGCTCACTTTGACCTTAAG CCTGAGAATATCATGCTGCTGGACAAGAACGTCCCCAACCCCCGGATCAAGCTGATCGATTTTGGGATCGCTCATCAGATTAAAGCGGGAAATGAGTTCAAGAACATTTTTGGAACACCAGAGTTTGTTG CGCCTGAAATAGTCAACTATGAGCCACTGGGACTGGAGGCGGACATGTG GAGCATCGGGGTCATCACATACATTCT GTTGAGTGGAGCTTCACCGTTTCTGGGAGAGACCAAGCAGGAGACCCTGACAAACATCTCCGCTGTCAACTACGACTTTGATGAGGAGTATTTCAGCAACACCAGCGAGCTGGCCAAGGACTTCATACGCCGCCTGCTGGTTAAAGATCCCAA AAAGAGAATGACGATCGATGACAGTCTTGAACACCCCTGGATTAAG gtgaTCAAGAGGCGAAACGTCCGCCCAGAGGAGAGAGACCACAAGACTGAGCGCCGACGCCTGAAGACCACTCGTCTGAAGGAGTACACCATCAAGTCCCACTCCAGCATGCCGCCCAACAACACTTACGTCAACTTCGAGCGCTTCTCCCAGGTCCTCGAGGAGATCTCGGCAGCGGAGGAAGGCCTGAGGGATCTGGAGCGCAATCAGCGCTCGTGCCGGGAGGACGTGGCGGCGCTGCTGTCCATCTACGAGGAGAAGGAAGGCTGGTACAAGGAGGAGAACCAGAGCATCTCCAGCGACCTGAGCCACATCCGCCAGGAGCTGCAGCGCACTCAAGCCCAGCGCAAGAAGAGCCAGGAAGAGACCCGGCTCACCATGCAGGCGGCCAACATCCTCAAGCGCAAGTTCGGGCGCCTGGAAAACCGCTACGACGTCCTGGCTGAGCAGGTGGCCTCCGAGGTCCGCTGGGTGGAGGAGCTGGTCAAGTCCATATCTGCAGAGAGGGATGGCTTGGGCAGCACGCCTTGA